One window from the genome of Ananas comosus cultivar F153 linkage group 13, ASM154086v1, whole genome shotgun sequence encodes:
- the LOC109719145 gene encoding uncharacterized protein LOC109719145 isoform X1 — MVERRWRPLILASTRAILDSVVNSAKSISAAEDDGVLRPRRSRFANEDGGSASASLRLKAGISCGACPQRRVRTTPSTHARTSSTTATPIPPPPSPTSSAAPTPTPPGFSTSTRSTNKLWRSSRRYMGAEQWRWGRASYTHGDSAIMGIVDIDNDKANPQMCSLYASEIYTNLCATEDIGGGSAETFSDILDMQEQSRRSTDEDSGALEQEVTEK, encoded by the exons ATGGTCGAGCGACGATGGAGGCCTCTAATCCTCGCCTCCACCCGCGCCATCCTCGACTCCGTCGTCAACTCCGCCAAATCCATCAGCGCCGCGGAGGACGACGGCGTTCTCCGCCCTCGTAGGTCTCGCTTCGCCAACGAAGATGGgggctccgcctccgcctcgctCCGGCTCAAGGCCGGGATCTCGTGCGGCGCCTGCCCCCAGAGACGCGTGCGTACTACGCCAAGTACGCACGCGAGAACTTCGTCAACTACCGCGACGCCGATCCCTCCACCTCCCTCTccgacctcctccgccgcgcctaCTCCTACTCCACCTGGGTTCTCAACAAG TACTCGCTCGACGAATAAGCTGTGGCGAAGCTCAAGGAGATATATGGGTGCTGAGCAGTGGCGTTGGGGGCGCGCCTCATACACGCACG GGGATTCAGCTATCATGGGCATTGTAGATATTGATAATGACAAAGCCAATCCTCAAATGTGCAGCCTTTATGCATCGGAGATATATACAAATCTGTGTGCTACAGAG GACATTGGAGGAGGGTCTGCAGAAACTTTCAGCGATATCTTGGATATGCAAG AACAAAGTAGAAGATCAACTGATGAAGATTCAGGAGCTTTGGAACAAGAAGTTACAGA GAAGTAG
- the LOC109719146 gene encoding salt stress-induced protein-like isoform X3, with protein sequence MAGRVKLGYFGGDGGNHHDINGYPTRVTKIVIRSSDVIDSLAYEYVEDGKTFSVGPWGGSGGTSTTIEFQPGEFLTAIDGSMGDFHGISDLVKSLSFSTNVRNYGPFGIAGETPFSIPIQSGRVVAFYGRSATYVNAIGIYLLPS encoded by the exons ATG GCCGGACGTGTCAAGCTTGGATATTTTGGTGGAGATGGAGGAAATCATCACGATATCAATGGTTATCCTACACGCGTGACAAAGATTGTAATTCGTAGCAGCGATGTGATCGATTCACTCGCATATGAGTATGTCGAAGACGGGAAGACATTTTCAGTTGGCCCTTGGGGAGGTTCTGGGGGAACATCCACCACG ATCGAATTTCAACCTGGCGAGTTTCTGACTGCGATAGATGGCTCCATGGGTGATTTCCATGGCATCTCCGATTTGGTGAAGTCGCTCAGTTTTTCCACCAACGTTCGCAATTACGGGCCATTTGGAATTGCGGGCGAAACTCCCTTCTCCATTCCTATTCAGAGTGGTCGGGTTGTTGCCTTCTACGGACGCTCTGCCACATATGTTAACGCGATCGGGATTTATCTTCTGCCCAGCTGA
- the LOC109719145 gene encoding uncharacterized protein LOC109719145 isoform X2: MVERRWRPLILASTRAILDSVVNSAKSISAAEDDGVLRPRRSRFANEDGGSASASLRLKAGISCGACPQRRVRTTPSTHARTSSTTATPIPPPPSPTSSAAPTPTPPGFSTSTRSTNKLWRSSRRYMGAEQWRWGRASYTHGIQISDLIILMLEMPWFGLKNNGGNYGMSFTKGAAQMRSLTSCRPS; the protein is encoded by the exons ATGGTCGAGCGACGATGGAGGCCTCTAATCCTCGCCTCCACCCGCGCCATCCTCGACTCCGTCGTCAACTCCGCCAAATCCATCAGCGCCGCGGAGGACGACGGCGTTCTCCGCCCTCGTAGGTCTCGCTTCGCCAACGAAGATGGgggctccgcctccgcctcgctCCGGCTCAAGGCCGGGATCTCGTGCGGCGCCTGCCCCCAGAGACGCGTGCGTACTACGCCAAGTACGCACGCGAGAACTTCGTCAACTACCGCGACGCCGATCCCTCCACCTCCCTCTccgacctcctccgccgcgcctaCTCCTACTCCACCTGGGTTCTCAACAAG TACTCGCTCGACGAATAAGCTGTGGCGAAGCTCAAGGAGATATATGGGTGCTGAGCAGTGGCGTTGGGGGCGCGCCTCATACACGCACG GGATTCAAATCTCCGACCTCATAATTCTGATGCTCGAGATGCCATGGTTTGGCCTTAAAAATAATG GGGGGAATTATGGCATGTCGTTCACGAAGGGGGCGGCGCAAATGAGGAGTTTAACGAGTTGTCGTCCTTCGTAG